The following are encoded together in the Thermus sp. LT1-2-5 genome:
- a CDS encoding transposase, which produces MDEETIVQIQVRQYKRHRAYRMVFNGKEVLRRRIERFGGPERWEPVVHEDLNVQGLARSYTAKGVLDAGWAQFLRILAYKAAEAGRRVIGVDPKHTSQDCPVCGPREKRPLWVREFTCSGCGTPLHRDVAAARNILARAWAGPSGMDTVSTVT; this is translated from the coding sequence ATGGACGAAGAAACGATCGTCCAAATCCAGGTGCGGCAGTACAAGCGACACCGAGCCTACCGCATGGTGTTCAACGGCAAGGAAGTCCTGCGCCGACGGATTGAACGTTTTGGGGGTCCTGAGCGGTGGGAGCCCGTTGTTCACGAGGACCTGAACGTTCAGGGTCTAGCCCGTAGCTACACGGCGAAGGGAGTACTGGATGCAGGCTGGGCTCAGTTTCTGCGGATCCTCGCCTACAAAGCGGCGGAAGCTGGTAGGCGGGTCATCGGGGTAGACCCCAAACACACGAGCCAGGATTGTCCGGTGTGCGGACCCAGGGAGAAGAGACCCCTGTGGGTCAGGGAGTTCACCTGTTCCGGGTGTGGGACACCTCTCCACCGGGACGTGGCCGCCGCACGGAACATCCTGGCCAGGGCCTGGGCTGGGCCTTCGGGGATGGACACGGTTTCAACCGTGACCTGA
- a CDS encoding GNAT family N-acetyltransferase — MVEIRPLSQEDLPQVAELLTLLDPLGGSVEALLQAWRDLAACPWGQAYVAVQEGRVVGTYTFYILPNLGHGGRSFAVMESVAVAQEVQGQGIGTQMVRHAMEEARRAGAYKLVLSSALHRERAHWFYQKLGFRVYGLALSTGL, encoded by the coding sequence GTGGTTGAGATCCGTCCCCTATCCCAGGAAGACCTACCCCAAGTGGCCGAACTTCTGACGCTCCTCGACCCCCTAGGGGGAAGCGTGGAGGCTTTGCTCCAGGCTTGGCGAGACCTGGCGGCTTGTCCCTGGGGGCAAGCCTACGTGGCGGTGCAGGAGGGAAGGGTGGTGGGCACTTACACCTTTTACATCCTGCCCAACCTGGGCCATGGAGGCAGGTCCTTCGCCGTGATGGAGTCCGTGGCCGTGGCCCAAGAAGTTCAGGGACAGGGGATCGGCACCCAAATGGTACGCCACGCTATGGAGGAAGCCCGGCGTGCGGGAGCGTACAAGTTGGTCTTGTCCAGTGCCCTTCATCGGGAGCGAGCGCATTGGTTCTACCAGAAGCTAGGCTTCCGGGTGTACGGGCTGGCCCTGAGTACGGGCCTCTAG
- a CDS encoding alpha-D-ribose 1-methylphosphonate 5-triphosphate diphosphatase, with protein MWLSGAKVVLPEGVLSQASLRLEEGRVAEVRMGRVAGGLPLEGFTVVPGVVDLHGDTLERELEPRPGVYLPLEMALEAWEARLLGAGITTAYVAMSFWEGAAGVRAVEKSLEIVRGLRFLRGALSLDLRIHVRYEVSRPQGEWAVRAALEEGLVHLLSLMDHTPGQGQFRDFETYVAYMSRWLGRSPEEVAQDLVPTRVAWAALEELVREARARGVVLASHDDDTPERVALMARLGVEISEFPLTLAAARAAWSSGLWLVMGAPNALRGGSHNGNLSALEALQHGFLHALATDYHPGSALRAAFALAERGLLPLEKGVALVSLFPARAVGLKDRGALLPGLRGDLVVLEEKPFAVVGVFVGGKPVLLRGRFAEVWGG; from the coding sequence ATGTGGCTTAGTGGGGCAAAGGTTGTGCTCCCCGAGGGCGTTTTGTCGCAGGCCTCCCTACGCTTGGAGGAAGGTAGGGTGGCGGAAGTGCGCATGGGTAGGGTCGCCGGGGGGCTCCCCTTGGAGGGGTTTACGGTGGTGCCCGGGGTGGTAGATCTCCACGGGGACACCCTGGAGCGGGAGTTGGAGCCCCGCCCAGGGGTTTACCTGCCCTTGGAGATGGCCCTGGAGGCTTGGGAGGCAAGGTTGCTGGGCGCCGGGATCACCACCGCTTATGTAGCAATGTCCTTCTGGGAGGGAGCTGCCGGGGTACGGGCTGTGGAGAAGAGTTTGGAGATCGTTCGTGGGCTGAGGTTCCTTCGGGGGGCCCTCTCCTTAGACCTGCGGATCCACGTCCGGTACGAAGTTTCCCGGCCTCAAGGGGAGTGGGCTGTGAGGGCAGCGCTGGAAGAGGGCCTCGTCCACCTCCTCTCCCTAATGGATCACACCCCTGGCCAGGGGCAATTCCGTGACTTTGAAACGTATGTGGCCTACATGAGCCGTTGGTTGGGGCGGTCTCCGGAGGAGGTGGCCCAGGATCTGGTCCCCACCCGGGTGGCCTGGGCGGCCCTAGAGGAACTTGTCCGCGAGGCCCGGGCTCGAGGGGTGGTTCTCGCCTCTCACGACGACGACACCCCGGAGCGCGTGGCCCTGATGGCTAGGCTGGGCGTGGAGATAAGCGAGTTCCCCCTCACCCTCGCTGCCGCTCGGGCTGCCTGGAGTAGTGGACTATGGTTGGTGATGGGAGCCCCCAACGCCCTGAGGGGTGGCTCCCACAACGGCAACCTTTCCGCCCTGGAGGCCCTGCAACACGGCTTCCTTCACGCCCTGGCCACTGACTACCACCCTGGCTCGGCTCTCCGGGCGGCCTTCGCCCTGGCCGAGAGGGGCCTGCTACCTTTGGAAAAAGGGGTGGCCCTGGTCAGCCTCTTTCCGGCCCGGGCAGTGGGCCTGAAAGATCGGGGGGCCCTCCTCCCCGGTTTACGGGGGGATCTGGTGGTGCTAGAGGAGAAGCCCTTCGCCGTGGTGGGGGTGTTTGTGGGCGGAAAACCAGTCCTGCTTCGGGGCAGGTTTGCGGAGGTTTGGGGTGGTTGA
- a CDS encoding ATP-binding cassette domain-containing protein, producing the protein MLLEVVDLEKRFFLHRLGREVLAFQGVSFTLAAGEFLLLQGPNGVGKSSLLKVLYRTYRPTAGAIHLRTPQALVDLARAEEREVLWARREWVGYVSQFLYPRPRTPALEVAAEPLLWAGVPRDEALERARELLLDLGLRRELLEAFPTAFSGGERQKVNLARAFLRPLPLLLLDEPNASLDPAARKAVSARLRDLKERGVTMVGVFHHLEDVAGLVDQTLLLEVPDVA; encoded by the coding sequence ATGCTGCTGGAAGTCGTGGATCTGGAAAAGCGGTTCTTTCTGCACCGACTAGGGCGGGAGGTGTTGGCCTTCCAAGGAGTTTCCTTCACCCTGGCGGCGGGGGAGTTCCTGCTTTTGCAAGGCCCCAATGGGGTGGGGAAGTCGTCCCTCCTCAAGGTTCTTTACCGCACCTACCGCCCCACCGCCGGGGCTATCCATCTGCGCACGCCGCAGGCCCTCGTGGATCTGGCTAGGGCTGAGGAGCGGGAGGTGCTTTGGGCGCGGAGGGAGTGGGTGGGGTATGTGAGCCAGTTCCTTTACCCTAGGCCCCGCACCCCAGCGTTGGAAGTGGCCGCTGAACCCCTTCTCTGGGCCGGGGTACCCAGGGACGAGGCCTTGGAGCGGGCACGCGAGCTCCTCCTAGATCTCGGTCTGAGGCGGGAACTCCTGGAAGCTTTTCCCACCGCCTTCTCCGGGGGGGAGAGGCAGAAGGTGAACCTAGCCCGGGCCTTCCTCCGGCCCCTGCCCCTCCTTCTTCTGGACGAGCCCAATGCCAGCCTGGACCCCGCCGCCCGCAAGGCGGTTTCGGCGAGGCTTCGGGATCTGAAGGAAAGGGGGGTGACCATGGTGGGGGTCTTCCACCACCTCGAGGACGTGGCTGGCCTAGTGGACCAGACCCTCCTGTTAGAGGTGCCGGATGTGGCTTAG
- a CDS encoding ATP-binding cassette domain-containing protein: protein MVTEKPLLEIRNLRKRYGSREVLKGVHLRLYPGEVLGVVGASGSGKSTLLRVLYLEEEAEGEYFLHIPGLEGRNLLTLSPYERARIRPYLAMVYQEAALGLRMAFSALANAAEPLLVKGERVFAQAAAGALEALKMAEFPLGRVQDPPKSLSGGQRQRVQVARALAKEPLVVLLDEPTTGLDLLVQAGLLDTLRRLKGELGTAMVLVSHDLGVVRAVADRIQVLLEGEVVEEGLADQVLEDPQHPYTQDLVQARL, encoded by the coding sequence ATGGTGACTGAGAAGCCGCTTTTGGAGATCCGCAACCTGAGGAAGCGCTACGGGAGCCGGGAGGTGCTCAAGGGGGTCCATCTCCGCCTTTATCCAGGGGAGGTACTGGGGGTGGTAGGGGCTTCGGGCTCGGGGAAGTCCACCCTCCTGCGGGTGCTCTACCTTGAAGAGGAGGCGGAAGGCGAGTACTTTTTGCACATCCCGGGCTTGGAGGGAAGGAATCTCCTAACCCTCTCCCCTTACGAACGCGCCCGGATCCGCCCCTACTTGGCCATGGTTTACCAGGAGGCTGCCCTGGGCCTACGCATGGCTTTTTCCGCCCTTGCCAACGCCGCCGAGCCCCTCCTCGTTAAGGGTGAGCGGGTCTTTGCCCAAGCGGCGGCGGGAGCCCTCGAGGCCCTGAAGATGGCGGAGTTTCCCCTGGGACGGGTTCAGGATCCACCCAAGAGCCTTTCCGGGGGGCAGAGGCAGCGGGTACAGGTGGCCCGCGCTCTGGCCAAGGAGCCGCTCGTAGTTCTCCTGGATGAGCCCACCACCGGGTTGGATCTTCTGGTTCAGGCGGGCCTGCTGGACACCCTGAGGCGGCTCAAGGGGGAGTTGGGCACGGCCATGGTTCTGGTGAGCCACGACTTGGGGGTGGTGAGGGCGGTGGCGGACCGGATCCAGGTGCTCTTGGAGGGGGAGGTGGTGGAGGAGGGCTTGGCGGATCAGGTGCTAGAGGATCCGCAGCATCCCTACACTCAGGACCTGGTTCAGGCCCGCCTTTAG
- a CDS encoding alpha-D-ribose 1-methylphosphonate 5-phosphate C-P-lyase PhnJ: MPRWKYSYAFLDPWAKREIRRRLLKAVAIPGHQVPFASREMPVARGWGTGALQITLSLVGPLDVVKVIDQGADDSMNAANLRRFIHAVSGARTTQDALEATLIQSRHRIPEERLREGQILVLQVPIPEPLRYVEPSDQRARELHAFGDYSALWVDIFEEHAFLGRTQKGAAYPVLVHGRYVMDPSPIPRWDIPKLHQARHITLLGAGREKRLYAVPPFTQVEPLAFFDKPFQPEVIRGHCRRSGVNHVFLNALPQEDGTLVYEVSDQGYLEKLLAGRETGELFVETRHGD, translated from the coding sequence ATGCCCCGGTGGAAGTATAGCTATGCCTTCTTGGATCCGTGGGCCAAGCGGGAGATCCGCCGCCGCCTCCTGAAGGCCGTGGCCATACCCGGTCACCAGGTGCCCTTCGCCAGCCGGGAGATGCCTGTGGCCCGGGGTTGGGGCACGGGGGCCCTCCAGATCACCCTTTCCTTGGTGGGGCCGCTGGATGTGGTGAAGGTGATAGACCAGGGGGCGGACGACTCAATGAACGCCGCCAACTTGAGACGGTTCATCCATGCGGTGAGCGGGGCAAGGACCACCCAGGACGCCCTCGAGGCCACCCTCATCCAAAGCCGGCACCGCATCCCTGAGGAGCGTCTTCGGGAGGGGCAGATCCTCGTCCTCCAGGTCCCTATTCCCGAGCCCCTCCGCTACGTGGAACCCTCGGATCAAAGGGCGCGGGAGCTTCACGCTTTTGGGGACTACAGCGCCCTTTGGGTGGACATCTTTGAGGAACACGCTTTCCTGGGCCGAACCCAAAAGGGGGCGGCCTACCCGGTTCTGGTCCATGGACGCTACGTCATGGATCCCAGCCCCATTCCCCGGTGGGACATCCCTAAGCTTCACCAAGCTCGCCACATCACCCTTTTGGGGGCGGGCCGGGAGAAGCGGCTTTATGCTGTCCCCCCCTTTACTCAGGTGGAACCCCTCGCCTTCTTCGACAAGCCCTTCCAGCCTGAGGTCATCCGGGGGCATTGCCGGCGTTCAGGGGTGAATCACGTTTTCCTAAACGCACTGCCCCAGGAAGACGGCACCTTGGTCTACGAGGTATCCGACCAGGGCTACTTGGAGAAGCTTCTTGCCGGCAGGGAGACTGGGGAGCTTTTCGTGGAGACTCGGCATGGTGACTGA
- a CDS encoding carbon-phosphorus lyase complex subunit PhnI, whose translation MGYVTVRGGEEAIQAAEALFRELVPSPPDRFLKALERHLPFLLDRVMAEGGLWAPALAAEALAQAGGDLYEAVLLLRAYRTTLPRLGEAVRAGREDLLLLRRISAAFKGIPGGQVLGPTLDYSLRLLGLRASATLTPAEAPAPKTYPSVAGWLRGRGLLEEALGEGKGSIPDLTRQPLRFPAPRAHRLQALARGDTGGLLALAYSGMRAYNAHRHPTVAELGVGYLPVRLHHPVRGGSVEVGRVRLAFAEIVDRGERGYRLGFGASLGWNEVRPIAAAMLDLEMDRSSHPARQEEFVLLHTDPVEASGFALHYKLPHYVTFLSNLKAAEEVEDAPVEV comes from the coding sequence ATGGGCTACGTGACCGTGCGGGGTGGGGAAGAGGCCATCCAGGCTGCGGAAGCCCTCTTTCGCGAGCTGGTGCCCAGCCCCCCTGACCGGTTCCTCAAGGCTTTGGAAAGGCATCTGCCTTTCCTCTTGGATCGGGTCATGGCTGAAGGAGGCCTTTGGGCCCCTGCATTGGCCGCAGAGGCCCTGGCCCAGGCGGGCGGGGATTTATACGAGGCCGTTCTCCTTCTCCGGGCCTACCGCACCACCCTGCCTCGCTTGGGGGAGGCAGTTCGGGCCGGGCGGGAGGATCTCCTTCTGCTGCGGCGGATATCTGCCGCCTTCAAGGGGATCCCCGGGGGGCAAGTTCTAGGGCCAACCTTGGATTACAGCCTCCGCCTGTTGGGCCTGCGGGCTTCGGCAACCTTAACCCCAGCGGAAGCGCCGGCTCCCAAGACCTACCCCTCTGTGGCGGGCTGGCTTCGGGGCCGCGGGCTCCTGGAGGAGGCCCTGGGAGAGGGGAAAGGTTCCATCCCCGACCTTACCCGGCAACCTCTCCGCTTCCCTGCCCCCCGGGCCCACCGCCTCCAAGCTTTGGCCCGGGGGGATACGGGAGGGCTCCTGGCTCTGGCCTACAGCGGGATGCGGGCGTACAACGCTCATCGCCACCCTACAGTGGCAGAGCTGGGGGTGGGTTATCTTCCCGTCCGCCTCCACCACCCTGTGCGAGGGGGATCGGTGGAGGTGGGCCGGGTGCGCTTGGCCTTCGCCGAGATTGTGGATCGGGGGGAAAGGGGCTACCGCCTGGGCTTCGGAGCGAGCCTGGGATGGAACGAGGTGCGGCCCATTGCGGCGGCCATGCTGGACCTGGAGATGGATCGTTCCTCCCACCCTGCCCGCCAGGAGGAGTTTGTTCTACTCCACACCGACCCGGTGGAGGCTTCGGGCTTCGCCCTCCACTATAAGCTTCCCCACTACGTCACCTTTCTGAGCAACCTTAAGGCGGCAGAGGAGGTAGAGGATGCCCCGGTGGAAGTATAG
- the phnH gene encoding phosphonate C-P lyase system protein PhnH — MVPFRGRERRTQEAFRSLLLALSYPGRAFPFPASGPREALRLIGETLLDEEATVLGPDWLLDALAEAPPRRALGPEEVDFAFVEGFGLELLSLLPRLPRGTPLEPEGGATLVLALPLEGGQRVRLRGPGIPGEAELRLPLPARFWEVRAASLDYPLGVDMFFTDGRRVVGLPRTTEVQPWAT; from the coding sequence ATGGTGCCATTCCGCGGCAGGGAAAGGCGTACGCAGGAAGCCTTTCGGAGCCTTCTCCTGGCCCTGAGCTACCCCGGCAGGGCCTTTCCCTTTCCAGCCTCTGGGCCCCGGGAAGCCCTGCGCCTCATCGGGGAAACCCTTTTGGACGAAGAGGCGACGGTGTTGGGCCCCGACTGGCTCCTGGACGCCCTAGCGGAGGCCCCGCCCCGGCGGGCCCTAGGGCCCGAGGAGGTCGACTTTGCCTTTGTGGAAGGGTTTGGCCTCGAACTCCTCTCTCTCCTCCCCCGCCTCCCTCGGGGCACCCCTCTGGAGCCCGAAGGGGGGGCCACCCTGGTTCTGGCGCTTCCCCTGGAGGGCGGCCAAAGGGTGCGGCTTCGGGGCCCAGGCATACCGGGGGAGGCTGAGCTCAGGCTTCCCCTGCCAGCGAGATTTTGGGAGGTTCGGGCTGCCAGCCTGGACTATCCCTTGGGCGTGGACATGTTCTTCACAGACGGGAGGCGTGTGGTGGGTTTGCCCCGAACCACGGAGGTGCAGCCATGGGCTACGTGA
- a CDS encoding phosphonate C-P lyase system protein PhnG has product MLLKALDALSELVYAEEKVLTNLVGRVAQGLGPAQPLREGPGLILIPFEDGREGGAFYLGEALVYEAWIRFPMAGVEGYGAALGFEAKRARALAYLDAALQAGLEVEAIMALAEMARSERERREEEFWRKVERTRLEVETL; this is encoded by the coding sequence GTGCTGTTGAAAGCGCTGGATGCGTTAAGCGAGCTTGTCTATGCGGAAGAGAAAGTCTTAACAAACCTCGTTGGAAGGGTGGCGCAAGGCCTAGGGCCCGCCCAGCCCCTGCGCGAGGGGCCTGGTCTCATCCTTATCCCCTTTGAGGACGGGAGGGAAGGAGGGGCCTTCTACCTGGGAGAAGCTCTGGTCTACGAAGCCTGGATCCGCTTTCCCATGGCTGGTGTGGAGGGGTATGGGGCGGCGCTAGGCTTTGAAGCCAAACGGGCCCGTGCCCTGGCCTATCTGGACGCCGCCCTCCAGGCGGGGTTGGAGGTAGAGGCCATCATGGCGCTGGCGGAAATGGCACGGTCAGAAAGAGAACGTCGGGAGGAGGAGTTTTGGCGAAAGGTGGAGCGAACCCGGCTGGAGGTGGAAACCCTATGA
- the phnE gene encoding phosphonate ABC transporter, permease protein PhnE → MPLNVRSASSKHFPPPPEELWRRRRTALLLYGGVLLALAVTAGWAEISPGKLLGSLGQSVAFSLRFFPPSVDHLPRFLTALFETVVMALWGSFLATFLAVPLALLGARNVAGGAIYLFARGVMDVLRGLPELVLALVFVAAIGLGPLPGILALALHTSGVVGKLLSESIETVDPAQVEAVRATGAHPLLVVAYGIWPQVAPIFSSVTLYHFEVNVRSATVLGLVGAGGIGFELVQTVRAFRFGDAATVILLILAAVFVIDKISARLRRALV, encoded by the coding sequence ATGCCCTTGAACGTCCGGAGTGCCAGCTCTAAGCACTTCCCCCCCCCGCCGGAGGAGCTTTGGCGTAGGCGGCGCACCGCCCTCCTCCTTTACGGGGGGGTTCTCCTTGCCCTGGCCGTCACGGCGGGATGGGCGGAGATTAGCCCGGGCAAGCTCCTCGGCAGTCTCGGCCAAAGTGTCGCCTTTTCCCTCCGCTTCTTCCCCCCGAGTGTTGACCACCTCCCCCGATTCCTGACAGCCCTCTTCGAAACCGTGGTCATGGCCCTGTGGGGAAGCTTTCTCGCTACCTTCCTGGCCGTGCCCTTGGCCCTACTGGGGGCCAGGAACGTGGCGGGTGGGGCTATTTACCTCTTCGCCCGAGGAGTGATGGACGTGCTTCGGGGCCTGCCGGAGCTGGTTTTGGCCCTCGTCTTCGTGGCTGCTATTGGCCTTGGTCCCCTGCCGGGGATCCTGGCCCTCGCCCTGCACACCTCCGGGGTGGTGGGCAAGCTTCTTTCCGAATCTATAGAAACCGTGGATCCTGCCCAGGTAGAGGCGGTGCGGGCCACAGGGGCCCACCCCCTTCTGGTGGTGGCCTACGGGATCTGGCCCCAGGTGGCCCCCATATTTTCCTCTGTGACCCTCTACCACTTCGAGGTGAACGTCCGTTCGGCCACGGTGCTGGGCTTGGTGGGGGCGGGGGGCATCGGCTTTGAGCTGGTGCAGACCGTGCGGGCTTTCCGCTTTGGGGACGCCGCCACAGTGATTCTCCTCATTCTGGCGGCTGTCTTCGTCATCGATAAGATCTCGGCCCGGCTGCGTCGGGCCTTGGTGTGA
- the phnD gene encoding phosphonate ABC transporter substrate-binding protein: protein MDRGIKWQGVLLVFGLLLLGTAWGQRPGWPKELVIAEVPVESAADYASRYQPFLDYLKGRLGIPVRLFLANDYTAVQVAQAQGQVHVAFYGPASYVDAIKKLKAPIEAFAKEDSLRSGTVYHSLIIARKGSGIRTLEDARGKDFAFVDPKSTSGYKVPMAYFCLEARIKPREFFRRVTFAGSHEAVILGVAQGTIPVGVTWDTGISIAEQKGQIRGLQDFEVLWKSDPIPGSPWAYRKDLPADLKILLQRAFLEFHETPMGKAWLEARGLRRFAPATDRDYDAFRKVDDALERPECQL from the coding sequence ATGGATCGCGGTATCAAGTGGCAAGGAGTGTTGTTGGTCTTTGGGCTTTTGCTTCTGGGCACGGCCTGGGGGCAGCGTCCCGGCTGGCCAAAGGAGCTGGTGATCGCCGAGGTGCCGGTGGAGAGCGCTGCCGATTACGCCTCCCGTTACCAACCCTTCTTGGATTACCTCAAGGGGCGCCTCGGCATTCCAGTAAGGCTCTTCTTGGCCAACGACTACACAGCGGTCCAGGTGGCCCAGGCCCAGGGGCAAGTGCACGTGGCCTTCTACGGGCCGGCATCCTACGTGGATGCCATCAAGAAGCTCAAGGCGCCCATCGAAGCCTTCGCCAAGGAGGACAGCCTCCGCTCCGGTACGGTGTACCACTCCCTCATCATCGCCAGGAAGGGGAGCGGGATCCGCACCCTAGAGGATGCCCGTGGGAAGGACTTCGCCTTCGTGGACCCTAAGAGCACTTCTGGCTACAAGGTGCCCATGGCTTACTTCTGTTTGGAAGCGCGCATCAAACCCCGCGAGTTCTTCCGCCGGGTTACCTTTGCCGGGTCCCATGAGGCGGTGATCCTCGGGGTAGCCCAGGGCACCATCCCCGTTGGGGTCACCTGGGATACGGGGATCTCCATCGCCGAGCAGAAGGGCCAGATCCGGGGGCTCCAAGACTTTGAGGTTCTCTGGAAGTCCGATCCCATCCCGGGCTCCCCTTGGGCTTACCGCAAGGATCTGCCGGCGGATCTCAAGATCCTCCTACAACGCGCTTTTCTCGAGTTCCACGAGACCCCAATGGGCAAGGCCTGGCTAGAGGCTCGGGGCCTCCGCCGTTTCGCCCCGGCAACCGACCGGGACTACGACGCTTTCCGCAAGGTGGACGATGCCCTTGAACGTCCGGAGTGCCAGCTCTAA
- a CDS encoding phosphonate ABC transporter ATP-binding protein: MRGLWVRFGDQMVLKGLDLDLFGDNARVVALIGPSGSGKSTFIRTLKGLVTPAKGEVVLDGKPLSYKSGEALRKAQRAIGMVFQQFQLVGRLNALENVLLGRIPHLSPLRALLRSFGKRDLELAWELLARVNLTEHAWKRADALSGGQQQRVGIARALAQEPYLLLADEPISALDPKNAKDVLALLLELVRERDIPLLLTLHHLDVVRAYADRVVAFKNGQVYFDGPPALLTPEREAELYFDEGLEVEESSSNLSA, encoded by the coding sequence GTGCGGGGTCTCTGGGTGCGGTTTGGCGACCAGATGGTTCTCAAGGGGCTGGATCTGGATCTCTTCGGGGACAACGCTCGGGTGGTGGCCCTGATAGGTCCCTCGGGTTCAGGGAAGAGCACCTTCATCCGGACGTTGAAAGGCTTGGTCACGCCCGCTAAGGGTGAGGTAGTTTTGGACGGTAAGCCGCTTAGCTATAAAAGCGGCGAGGCGTTAAGGAAGGCCCAGAGGGCCATTGGGATGGTCTTCCAGCAATTCCAACTGGTGGGCCGCCTCAATGCCTTAGAGAACGTCCTGCTTGGGCGGATACCCCACTTGAGCCCCTTGCGGGCTCTCCTTCGCAGCTTCGGCAAGCGGGATCTGGAGCTGGCATGGGAGCTCTTAGCCCGGGTAAACCTCACCGAGCACGCCTGGAAACGGGCAGACGCCCTCTCAGGGGGTCAGCAGCAGAGGGTGGGGATTGCCCGAGCCCTGGCCCAGGAGCCCTACCTCCTCCTGGCGGATGAACCTATCTCTGCCCTGGATCCTAAGAACGCCAAGGACGTGTTGGCCCTTCTCTTGGAATTGGTGCGAGAACGCGATATCCCCCTCCTGCTCACCCTCCACCACCTCGATGTGGTTAGGGCATATGCCGATCGGGTGGTGGCTTTCAAGAACGGACAGGTCTACTTTGATGGCCCTCCCGCCCTCCTTACCCCCGAGCGGGAGGCCGAGCTCTACTTTGACGAGGGCCTCGAGGTGGAGGAGTCCTCCTCCAACCTGAGCGCATAA
- a CDS encoding DUF2281 domain-containing protein, with product MAVKEEVLLLLERMPEALQKEVADFARFLLEKKLGEERSWETLSLIQAVRDLPEEDYTEADLKERW from the coding sequence ATGGCGGTGAAGGAAGAGGTTTTGCTCCTCCTGGAAAGGATGCCCGAGGCGCTCCAGAAAGAGGTGGCGGACTTCGCCCGCTTCCTCTTAGAGAAAAAGCTCGGGGAAGAACGCTCGTGGGAAACCCTTAGCCTCATCCAAGCGGTAAGGGACCTGCCGGAGGAAGACTACACCGAGGCCGACCTTAAGGAGCGCTGGTGA
- a CDS encoding type II toxin-antitoxin system PemK/MazF family toxin: MSPGALALLRFPHTDLSLGKPRPVLLLTPTPGPYPDWLVAMVSSQLDQAVPGLDETLLETDPDFPETSLKRASVVRLSRLAVVDKSLLLGKLGAISPERLRRIQARLCQWISGLP, translated from the coding sequence GTGAGCCCCGGAGCCCTCGCCCTGCTCCGCTTCCCCCACACCGACCTTTCCCTCGGCAAACCCAGGCCCGTCCTGCTCCTTACCCCTACCCCTGGCCCTTACCCCGATTGGCTGGTGGCCATGGTGTCCAGCCAACTGGACCAGGCGGTCCCCGGGCTGGACGAAACCCTCCTAGAAACCGACCCAGACTTCCCAGAAACCAGCCTGAAGCGGGCCAGCGTGGTGCGCCTAAGCCGGCTGGCCGTGGTGGACAAGAGCCTGCTATTGGGCAAGCTGGGCGCCATAAGCCCCGAGCGCCTTCGCCGCATCCAGGCGCGGCTGTGCCAATGGATCTCCGGCCTCCCCTGA